The following proteins come from a genomic window of Pirellula staleyi DSM 6068:
- a CDS encoding DUF1499 domain-containing protein, producing MSTILMIVAAIAALLLVAVLVNIALKIEDWSRDLSTNTAATAPDHQDERQRPIASTLPPSDLAKVVAAAIAPMSHWKLEEEKLSEQGAELHLTRTTGLMRYVDDIHVTIQLTPTGSLLSARSASRIGKGDLGQNPRNLRELLAAVKQQLKQ from the coding sequence ATGTCTACTATTTTGATGATCGTCGCCGCCATTGCTGCACTCTTACTAGTGGCAGTGCTTGTGAATATTGCCCTCAAAATTGAGGACTGGAGCCGCGATCTTTCGACCAACACCGCCGCCACCGCTCCCGACCATCAAGACGAGCGACAGCGGCCGATCGCCTCGACACTTCCTCCCAGCGATTTGGCTAAAGTGGTCGCTGCAGCAATCGCGCCGATGTCGCACTGGAAACTCGAAGAAGAGAAGCTGAGCGAGCAGGGGGCCGAGCTACACCTGACACGTACGACCGGTCTGATGCGTTATGTCGACGACATTCATGTGACGATTCAGCTGACGCCAACGGGATCGCTGCTGAGTGCTCGGAGTGCTTCACGGATTGGCAAAGGCGACCTTGGCCAGAACCCACGTAACCTGCGAGAATTACTCGCTGCTGTGAAGCAGCAACTGAAGCAATAG
- a CDS encoding DUF1501 domain-containing protein: MADDSAPTPPFSRAKRCILVWLDGGPSHLELFDPKPNAPAAIRGPLRSIATKIPGVQLGEVLPRMAERLDRCTLVRSITSPLGEHNLATHYALTGHKPTGAVEYPAFTGTLAHLDQSRAILPRHIAIPHHQVGGSQLRAEGFLGASARPYELHRDSDPQGSLVPKNLTLPPELTRLRVDQRREYLGLLDQSQTARDANQPSDEALSPAARQAFEMLTSPDAREAFQIEREQPATLARYGDRLIGQSLLLARRLAERGVPLITVNQLGWDTHSDLALRLRDGYAGAKVGVGLAPLLDQGLAALLDDLVERELFDETVVLVMGEFGRTPKINVEGGRDHWPRVFSALMFGGGVPQGHVVGSSDKHGESPADQPVTPADLVATIYQLMGVDPKRKLRTPDGRDVALSENGSVIREITGT; encoded by the coding sequence GTGGCCGACGACTCTGCTCCAACACCACCTTTTTCTCGAGCCAAACGCTGTATTTTGGTGTGGCTCGATGGTGGTCCGAGTCACCTCGAGCTGTTCGATCCCAAGCCCAATGCTCCGGCCGCGATACGTGGCCCGCTGCGCTCGATCGCAACCAAAATCCCAGGTGTACAGCTCGGCGAAGTGCTGCCACGGATGGCCGAGCGACTCGATCGCTGCACGCTGGTTCGGAGCATTACAAGCCCTCTTGGCGAGCACAATTTGGCAACGCACTACGCACTCACCGGGCACAAGCCGACCGGCGCGGTCGAGTACCCAGCGTTCACCGGCACACTGGCTCATCTCGACCAGTCACGCGCAATTCTCCCTCGTCACATAGCGATTCCTCACCATCAAGTGGGTGGTAGTCAGCTTCGCGCTGAAGGGTTTTTAGGAGCCAGTGCCAGGCCATACGAATTGCATCGCGATTCGGATCCCCAAGGTTCGCTGGTCCCCAAAAATCTCACGCTACCACCCGAACTCACACGTTTGCGAGTCGATCAGCGGCGCGAGTATCTGGGACTGCTCGATCAATCGCAAACAGCACGCGACGCGAACCAACCATCCGACGAAGCCCTCAGTCCAGCCGCTCGACAAGCGTTCGAGATGCTGACATCTCCCGACGCGCGCGAGGCCTTTCAAATCGAACGAGAGCAGCCAGCCACACTTGCTCGATACGGCGATCGATTGATTGGCCAAAGCTTACTGCTGGCCCGTCGACTTGCCGAACGTGGGGTTCCGCTCATTACCGTGAATCAATTGGGATGGGATACGCACAGCGACTTGGCGCTGCGCCTGCGTGATGGCTACGCTGGCGCGAAAGTCGGAGTGGGTCTTGCGCCACTGCTCGATCAAGGACTCGCAGCGCTGCTCGATGATCTCGTCGAGCGCGAGTTATTCGACGAAACGGTTGTGCTGGTGATGGGGGAGTTCGGACGGACTCCCAAGATCAACGTCGAAGGTGGTCGCGACCATTGGCCGCGAGTTTTCAGCGCGCTGATGTTCGGCGGTGGTGTCCCGCAAGGGCACGTCGTTGGGAGTAGCGACAAACATGGGGAAAGTCCTGCAGACCAGCCAGTAACCCCCGCCGATTTGGTCGCCACGATCTATCAGCTGATGGGAGTCGATCCCAAACGCAAGCTGCGCACTCCCGATGGTCGCGATGTCGCGCTCTCCGAAAATGGATCGGTCATTCGCGAGATTACGGGAACCTAA
- a CDS encoding FHA domain-containing protein, with product MKGGITLRVLDGADRGREYQNLIPPITIGREEGNTIQLNDERVSRYHVKIQEDHNRLVITDLESTNGTKVNGEDVQLRILRYGDMIGIGRSVLLFGSRDQIAERLSRLRGGDHDAGATVDPEQAQKAVDASSLDFELSWNEDGDLQATLHALEPPELPERMSPGQAAQLAEILEFFHIRMRNLIGSVKVDPKSGRVPLDMRQWQAIIDLQARLSEYLRQVGNQ from the coding sequence ATGAAGGGTGGCATAACGCTCCGCGTGCTCGACGGTGCCGACCGTGGCCGCGAATACCAGAACCTCATCCCGCCGATCACCATTGGTCGCGAAGAGGGTAACACCATCCAGCTCAACGATGAGCGGGTGAGTCGTTATCACGTGAAGATCCAGGAAGATCACAATCGACTCGTGATCACCGATCTGGAAAGCACCAACGGCACCAAGGTCAACGGCGAAGATGTTCAGCTTCGCATCCTGCGCTATGGCGACATGATCGGCATCGGTCGTAGTGTTTTACTCTTCGGCTCACGCGATCAAATTGCCGAACGTCTCTCGCGCTTGCGAGGGGGCGATCACGATGCAGGCGCGACGGTCGATCCCGAACAGGCTCAAAAAGCGGTCGATGCCTCGAGCCTCGATTTCGAACTCTCGTGGAATGAAGATGGCGATCTGCAAGCCACACTCCACGCCCTCGAGCCGCCAGAACTCCCCGAACGGATGAGCCCCGGACAAGCGGCCCAACTCGCCGAAATCCTGGAGTTCTTTCACATCCGGATGCGGAACCTCATCGGCTCGGTGAAAGTCGATCCCAAGAGTGGACGCGTACCACTCGATATGCGGCAATGGCAAGCGATCATCGACCTGCAAGCACGCTTGAGCGAATACCTCCGCCAAGTTGGCAATCAGTAG
- a CDS encoding dihydroorotase: MKTLIRHAQVVFPTRCERANVLVENGKIAAIDAAEHTRADETIDAQGLHLIPGVIDDQVHFREPGLTHKEDLFTASRACAKGGVTSFLEMPNTKPTTTSVAALHEKLALAATKSVVNYGFYIGATSTNVDELKQAKRTPGIKIFIGSSTGDLLVDEQAALERIFAETTLPICAHCEDETTVRANAAKFDSSTSVADHSRVRTNEAALIATRRAIDLAVRHKHRFHVLHVSTAAELPLIREARPYITAEACPHHWLFSTDDYERLGTLVQMNPSIKSPEDAKAVWQGLLDGSLQVIATDHAPHTLEEKAKPYPQSPSGLPAVENSLALLLDQASRGECTIEQIVSWMCDAPARVWDIASKGRIEAGYDADLVLVDMHKTDTIRNENQLTKCGWSPWHGKQITGWPVRTFVGGVEVFRDGKVRDEVRGSEIAFDHTRGGYWA; this comes from the coding sequence ATGAAAACGCTCATTCGCCACGCTCAGGTGGTGTTTCCCACTCGGTGCGAGCGTGCGAACGTGCTCGTGGAGAACGGAAAAATCGCTGCCATCGACGCCGCCGAGCATACACGTGCCGACGAAACGATCGACGCGCAAGGTCTGCATCTGATTCCCGGGGTGATCGATGATCAGGTCCATTTCCGCGAACCAGGTCTCACGCACAAGGAAGATCTCTTCACTGCCTCGCGTGCTTGTGCCAAAGGGGGCGTGACTTCGTTCCTCGAAATGCCGAACACCAAGCCGACCACCACTTCGGTCGCCGCGCTGCATGAAAAACTGGCCCTGGCGGCCACCAAGTCGGTGGTGAATTACGGCTTCTATATCGGGGCGACATCGACGAACGTCGACGAACTTAAACAAGCGAAGCGAACGCCCGGGATCAAGATCTTTATCGGCTCGAGCACAGGTGATTTGCTCGTCGACGAGCAAGCAGCGCTCGAAAGAATCTTCGCCGAAACAACCCTGCCAATCTGCGCGCATTGCGAGGACGAAACGACCGTTCGCGCCAATGCAGCGAAGTTTGACAGTTCCACGAGCGTGGCCGATCACAGCCGCGTCCGGACGAATGAGGCCGCGCTCATCGCCACTAGGCGTGCGATCGACCTAGCAGTACGGCACAAGCACCGTTTTCACGTGCTGCATGTGTCGACCGCTGCGGAATTGCCTCTGATTCGCGAAGCCCGTCCCTACATCACCGCCGAAGCTTGCCCGCACCATTGGCTCTTCTCCACCGACGACTATGAACGTCTTGGAACGTTGGTGCAGATGAACCCTTCGATCAAGTCGCCCGAGGATGCGAAGGCGGTCTGGCAAGGACTACTCGATGGTTCGCTGCAGGTGATCGCGACCGATCACGCACCGCACACGCTCGAAGAGAAAGCCAAGCCCTATCCGCAGTCCCCCAGTGGTTTGCCTGCTGTCGAGAACAGTTTGGCGCTCCTCTTGGATCAAGCGAGTCGCGGTGAGTGCACGATCGAGCAGATTGTGAGCTGGATGTGCGATGCTCCTGCACGAGTGTGGGATATCGCCAGTAAAGGACGGATCGAAGCGGGCTACGATGCCGATCTCGTCCTCGTCGACATGCACAAAACCGACACCATTCGCAACGAAAATCAGCTCACCAAGTGTGGCTGGTCTCCTTGGCATGGCAAGCAGATTACCGGCTGGCCGGTGCGAACCTTCGTGGGGGGCGTGGAGGTGTTTCGCGACGGCAAAGTCCGCGACGAGGTGCGAGGGAGCGAGA
- a CDS encoding DUF1549 domain-containing protein: protein MSILLLLIPAIAAAEEATIADAPLPAAYFEEIVLPTLSRAGCNTAACHGAAAGRGGFRLSLFGGKPDADHREIVDALESRRVNFSQPERSLVLLKPTWQVDHEGGERFSADSDEARRILGWIAAGAPRGTSASTASLALTIETDGESQQLRAVVTSTTGESRDVTRLAIFTSADPAALDVSVDGRLKVLQPGRHAIIARYQRAIATTTITTARANPKSVPPQSGAMHWIDHEAQLVLDELQLTPRKRASDHALLRRMTLDLAGRIPTPQEVELLTSSTRRSDSWKQRAEQLLTSDDATDYWTWRVSSWLRMRVGPADFASTKRLHTWLREQIASDRPLDQVARELILAEGVTTDVPPANYHRNEPDARQAAEAYAQSFAGIRIGCANCHDHPLDRWRQDDYHGLAAIFAGVERREIVRFRSDLRVAHPATESDAIPQIPGGKPLQPGIDHRPALVDSLLAGEPSQLAVAWTNRVWEAMFARGLVHPVDDLRSTNPASHPVLLTKLALHFQRSGYRLRPLLTEIAQTDTYARASDPAASPLELQYLAASRVRPLPAEVLLQAINDATSLGKQLRPPLGRPLPSDSRDGKKTEDQVAADELAILGRCDVKMGCSVANQPAASDSLATQLHLQTGPLLNRRITFPPEWVMATVDNHDFSSHFLTRVWHLAYARDLTAAERSRLEPILTAAIARDGRQQAMNDLFWALLVSREFCTNH, encoded by the coding sequence TTGAGCATACTCTTACTCCTCATTCCAGCGATCGCCGCCGCTGAAGAAGCCACCATCGCCGACGCTCCCCTTCCCGCAGCCTATTTTGAAGAGATCGTTCTGCCGACCCTTTCTCGTGCCGGCTGTAACACCGCTGCTTGCCACGGCGCTGCTGCTGGTCGTGGCGGATTTCGCCTCTCGCTGTTTGGTGGCAAACCCGATGCCGATCATCGCGAGATTGTCGACGCCCTCGAGTCCCGCCGGGTTAACTTTAGCCAGCCCGAGCGGAGTTTGGTGCTTCTCAAACCGACCTGGCAAGTCGATCACGAAGGTGGCGAGCGTTTCAGTGCAGACAGCGACGAGGCGCGGCGAATTCTAGGCTGGATCGCCGCCGGAGCACCACGCGGCACGAGCGCCAGCACAGCATCCCTCGCGCTTACGATCGAAACCGATGGAGAGAGCCAGCAGCTTCGCGCGGTCGTCACCAGCACCACGGGAGAATCGCGTGATGTCACCCGACTCGCGATTTTTACCTCTGCCGATCCGGCAGCGCTCGACGTTTCGGTCGATGGTCGCCTGAAAGTCCTTCAGCCTGGACGCCATGCCATCATCGCCCGCTACCAGCGAGCCATCGCCACCACCACGATCACCACCGCCCGAGCGAATCCCAAATCAGTCCCCCCTCAGTCCGGCGCAATGCACTGGATCGATCACGAAGCGCAGCTGGTACTCGATGAACTTCAGCTCACGCCCCGCAAGCGAGCGAGCGATCACGCACTGCTGCGGCGCATGACGCTCGATCTGGCGGGGCGTATTCCTACACCCCAGGAAGTCGAACTGCTCACCAGTAGCACCAGACGCAGCGACTCTTGGAAACAACGGGCTGAGCAACTTTTGACAAGCGACGATGCCACGGACTACTGGACCTGGCGTGTCTCTTCTTGGCTGCGCATGCGCGTCGGGCCCGCTGATTTCGCAAGCACCAAGAGGCTGCATACCTGGCTTCGTGAGCAGATCGCAAGCGATCGCCCCCTCGACCAGGTCGCGCGCGAGCTGATCCTGGCCGAAGGTGTAACAACCGACGTTCCTCCCGCGAACTATCACCGTAATGAGCCCGACGCACGACAAGCGGCTGAGGCTTACGCGCAGTCGTTCGCTGGCATTCGCATCGGCTGTGCAAACTGTCACGACCATCCGCTCGACCGCTGGCGGCAAGACGACTACCACGGTCTGGCCGCCATCTTTGCGGGAGTCGAGCGACGCGAAATCGTCCGTTTTCGGAGTGATTTACGGGTCGCGCACCCGGCTACCGAAAGTGATGCAATCCCGCAAATTCCTGGTGGAAAACCGCTTCAGCCAGGGATCGATCATCGCCCGGCACTCGTCGATTCGCTACTCGCTGGCGAACCTTCGCAGCTGGCGGTCGCGTGGACCAATCGCGTTTGGGAAGCGATGTTCGCGCGCGGACTAGTACATCCGGTCGACGATCTTCGCTCGACCAATCCTGCTTCGCATCCTGTGCTCCTCACGAAACTGGCCCTTCATTTTCAGCGCTCGGGCTATCGCTTGCGTCCACTTCTCACCGAGATTGCTCAAACCGATACCTATGCGCGCGCGAGCGATCCCGCAGCATCGCCGCTCGAGCTTCAGTACCTCGCTGCCTCGCGCGTCCGTCCACTGCCAGCGGAAGTGCTACTGCAAGCGATCAACGATGCGACATCGCTCGGGAAGCAACTACGACCCCCGCTCGGTCGGCCGCTTCCTAGTGACTCGCGCGACGGCAAAAAAACAGAGGATCAAGTGGCAGCCGATGAACTAGCGATTCTGGGGCGCTGCGATGTGAAGATGGGTTGTAGCGTGGCCAATCAGCCCGCCGCGAGCGATAGCTTGGCGACACAGCTCCACTTGCAAACCGGGCCACTACTCAACCGCCGCATCACATTTCCGCCCGAGTGGGTGATGGCGACCGTTGACAACCACGACTTCTCGTCGCACTTCCTCACGCGCGTCTGGCATCTGGCTTACGCGCGCGATCTCACCGCTGCTGAACGCTCGCGACTAGAGCCGATTCTGACAGCCGCGATCGCGCGCGATGGCAGGCAGCAAGCCATGAACGACCTATTTTGGGCACTCCTCGTCTCTCGAGAATTCTGCACGAATCATTAA
- a CDS encoding replication-associated recombination protein A, which produces MNLFEQAERDNLKRAQPLAARMRPQRLEEFAGQQHFLGEGKLLRRLLKADRLGSVLFYGPPGCGKTTLARLLAVASKRRFVQLSAVTSGVKELREMLEKARDELSTGGFRTLLFVDEIHRYSKSQQDALLPDVEEGIVTLVGATTSNPFFAVNAALVSRSQIFQFLPLSVDDIKTLLARALADRSRGLGSHEVILEPEAAEFLATSSEGDARRALTALEIGVLSSSERPLRFTRELAEESLQKKAVVYDPDGDGHYDTTSALIKSIRGSDVDAALYWLARMLEAGEEIRFICRRLVILASEDIGNADPQALVLAMAAHQACEFIGLPECQLTLSQTVAYLATAPKSNAATTSISAARADVRDNRVLPVPAKLRDAHYSGSQRLGHGEGYQYSHDAPGGVAAQDYLGVEKTYYHPTDRGYEKEIGERLKVIRKLLRGEEPAP; this is translated from the coding sequence ATGAACCTGTTTGAACAAGCCGAGCGCGACAATTTAAAGCGGGCGCAGCCTCTGGCCGCGCGCATGCGCCCGCAGCGGCTCGAGGAATTCGCGGGACAGCAGCACTTTCTCGGGGAAGGGAAACTGCTGCGGCGTCTGCTGAAGGCTGATCGACTCGGCAGCGTGCTGTTTTATGGTCCCCCCGGGTGTGGAAAAACGACGCTCGCCCGACTTTTGGCCGTGGCGAGCAAACGTCGTTTTGTGCAGCTGTCGGCAGTGACCAGCGGCGTGAAAGAGCTGCGCGAAATGCTTGAGAAAGCACGGGACGAACTATCGACCGGTGGCTTTCGGACGCTACTGTTTGTCGACGAGATTCATCGCTACAGCAAATCGCAGCAAGACGCTCTGTTGCCCGATGTCGAAGAGGGAATTGTCACGCTCGTCGGCGCAACCACTTCCAATCCCTTTTTCGCCGTGAATGCGGCCTTGGTGAGCCGTAGTCAGATTTTTCAGTTCCTGCCACTTTCGGTCGACGATATCAAAACGCTGCTTGCGCGGGCTCTGGCCGATCGATCGCGTGGGCTTGGTAGTCATGAAGTGATTCTGGAACCAGAGGCGGCTGAGTTTCTCGCAACATCGAGTGAAGGAGATGCTCGCCGCGCGCTCACAGCGCTCGAGATCGGTGTGCTCAGTAGTAGCGAGCGGCCCCTCCGATTTACGCGGGAATTGGCCGAAGAATCGCTGCAAAAGAAGGCGGTGGTGTACGATCCCGATGGGGATGGGCACTACGACACCACGAGCGCACTGATCAAAAGTATTCGCGGGAGTGATGTCGACGCGGCGCTCTACTGGCTTGCGCGGATGCTCGAAGCGGGTGAAGAGATTCGGTTCATCTGTCGCCGACTTGTGATCCTAGCGAGCGAAGATATTGGCAACGCTGATCCGCAGGCGCTGGTACTAGCGATGGCGGCCCATCAAGCTTGCGAGTTCATCGGACTCCCCGAGTGCCAGCTCACACTTTCGCAAACGGTGGCCTACCTCGCGACCGCGCCGAAGAGTAACGCCGCCACCACTTCCATTTCAGCGGCTCGCGCCGATGTGCGCGACAATCGGGTCCTGCCAGTTCCGGCCAAACTTCGCGACGCGCATTACTCTGGGAGCCAGCGTCTCGGGCATGGCGAGGGCTATCAATACTCGCACGATGCACCGGGGGGAGTGGCTGCGCAAGACTATCTGGGGGTTGAGAAGACGTACTATCATCCGACCGATCGTGGATATGAAAAAGAAATCGGTGAGCGATTGAAAGTGATTCGCAAACTGCTGCGTGGAGAGGAGCCAGCACCATGA
- a CDS encoding MFS transporter — MHGFEDQPTSLPDDPNDKRPWYLTLTKYHWFVLLVAALGWLFDCLDQQLFVLARPAVMASLVKPLTPEETEKETTIRRSNAGNIATSVFLAGWALGGVFFGVLGDRIGRAKTMMITILLYSLFTGLSALSVGVYDFALYRFLTGLGVGGEFAVGIALVAEVMPARARPYALGMLQALSAIGNVTAAFINLGLGVAEEAGMPYSPWRIMFCIGALPALLALVIRGRLKEPEQWQKANTSSVVSSKSGSYAELFGHPVWRKHALLGLLLACSGVIGLWAVGFFAPDLMRVVQRPEITRRVYETKIAEAKAAGETAKVADLELLMTAATDTSSNLEITPALKPLKEEADKSISGQLAKWGSYTSLMINFGAFFGMFGFGYVAQIIGRRPTFVIAFIAAFLSTAAVFAYLKDFNQLFLLAPLMGFCQLSLFAGYAIYFPELFPTHLRSTGTSFCYNVGRFLAAGGPLVKSYLEGLFVDTSDPLRYAGVAMCTVFLVGLLAIPFLPETKGKPLPE; from the coding sequence ATGCACGGATTTGAAGATCAGCCCACCTCGCTTCCCGATGATCCCAACGACAAACGCCCTTGGTATCTGACGCTCACGAAGTACCACTGGTTCGTATTACTCGTCGCTGCGCTCGGCTGGCTGTTTGACTGCCTCGATCAGCAGTTGTTCGTCCTCGCTCGCCCGGCAGTGATGGCTTCCCTAGTGAAGCCTCTCACTCCTGAAGAGACCGAAAAAGAAACAACGATTCGTCGGAGCAATGCGGGCAACATTGCAACGTCGGTGTTTCTCGCGGGCTGGGCGCTCGGTGGTGTCTTTTTCGGCGTGCTGGGGGACCGGATTGGTCGCGCCAAGACGATGATGATCACCATCTTGCTCTACTCCCTTTTCACCGGATTGAGCGCACTTTCAGTTGGGGTGTACGACTTTGCCCTCTACCGCTTCCTCACCGGACTGGGTGTTGGTGGCGAATTTGCGGTCGGCATCGCGCTAGTTGCCGAAGTGATGCCTGCGCGGGCTCGTCCTTATGCCCTCGGTATGCTGCAAGCTCTCTCGGCGATTGGCAATGTGACGGCGGCCTTCATCAACCTGGGACTGGGTGTCGCCGAAGAAGCTGGCATGCCCTACAGCCCGTGGCGCATCATGTTCTGCATCGGTGCACTTCCGGCACTTCTGGCCCTGGTGATTCGTGGTCGACTGAAAGAACCCGAACAATGGCAAAAAGCGAACACCAGTAGCGTGGTCTCTAGTAAGTCGGGCTCTTACGCTGAACTCTTCGGCCATCCGGTGTGGCGCAAGCATGCGCTGCTCGGCCTGCTCTTGGCCTGCTCGGGCGTGATTGGACTTTGGGCCGTAGGGTTCTTTGCTCCCGATCTCATGCGCGTCGTACAACGGCCGGAGATCACCAGACGTGTCTATGAGACCAAAATCGCCGAAGCAAAAGCTGCTGGAGAAACGGCGAAAGTGGCCGATCTCGAACTGCTGATGACTGCTGCGACAGACACTTCGTCGAACTTGGAAATCACCCCTGCACTGAAGCCACTCAAGGAAGAAGCCGACAAGTCGATCAGTGGCCAGCTGGCAAAGTGGGGCAGCTATACGTCGCTGATGATTAACTTTGGTGCATTCTTCGGCATGTTCGGATTTGGCTACGTAGCCCAAATCATTGGACGTCGACCGACGTTTGTCATCGCGTTTATCGCAGCGTTTCTCAGCACGGCTGCTGTGTTCGCCTACCTAAAGGATTTCAATCAGCTCTTCCTGCTCGCACCGCTGATGGGCTTCTGTCAGCTGTCGCTCTTTGCAGGCTACGCAATCTACTTTCCCGAACTCTTCCCCACGCACTTACGATCGACCGGCACTAGCTTCTGCTACAACGTCGGCCGCTTCCTCGCTGCTGGTGGACCACTCGTGAAGTCATACCTCGAAGGCCTCTTTGTCGACACCTCCGATCCGCTCCGCTATGCGGGTGTCGCAATGTGCACCGTGTTTCTCGTCGGTCTGCTGGCGATTCCATTTCTCCCGGAAACCAAGGGGAAACCACTTCCCGAGTAG